From one bacterium genomic stretch:
- the prmC gene encoding peptide chain release factor N(5)-glutamine methyltransferase, with the protein MTQQSWTLLSLLRWTTGFFQEHEIETARLDAEVLLAHVLGMKRLDLYLAFDQPVATADRASFRELVRRRAKDRTPVAYLTGVREFWSMPFRVSEDVLIPRPDTETLVRAAVELAPRRVVELGTGSGCVSAALARELPEAEIVAIECSDAALAVATRNLEALELGGRVKLVQSADLSGLGGGFDLIISNPPYIPEADLATLQPEVRCEPQLALDGGPDGLRVIREIAAQAPDCLKRPGFVALEIGIGQASAVEQVLRDSGADEVAIIQDLAGVDRVIQAVFREN; encoded by the coding sequence ATGACGCAGCAATCCTGGACCTTGCTCTCGCTCCTGCGCTGGACGACTGGGTTCTTTCAGGAGCACGAGATCGAAACCGCCCGACTCGACGCCGAAGTCCTCCTGGCACACGTGCTGGGGATGAAGCGACTCGATCTGTATCTGGCTTTCGATCAGCCGGTGGCTACTGCCGATCGCGCAAGCTTTCGTGAACTCGTGCGCCGACGCGCCAAAGACAGAACTCCCGTCGCCTATCTGACCGGAGTTCGGGAGTTCTGGTCGATGCCGTTCCGGGTGTCCGAGGACGTCTTGATCCCGCGGCCCGACACCGAGACCCTGGTCCGGGCAGCGGTCGAACTCGCTCCCCGGCGAGTGGTCGAACTGGGCACGGGCTCGGGTTGCGTCAGCGCGGCCCTCGCACGCGAACTCCCCGAGGCAGAGATCGTCGCAATCGAGTGCTCCGACGCGGCTCTGGCGGTCGCGACCCGGAATCTCGAAGCGCTGGAACTCGGCGGCCGCGTCAAGCTCGTCCAATCCGCCGATCTGAGCGGACTCGGCGGAGGTTTCGACCTGATCATCTCCAATCCCCCCTATATTCCGGAAGCCGACCTGGCAACGTTGCAACCCGAGGTCCGCTGCGAGCCTCAACTCGCGCTCGACGGCGGTCCGGACGGTCTGCGCGTCATTCGCGAAATCGCCGCCCAGGCACCGGACTGCCTGAAGCGTCCCGGCTTCGTGGCGCTCGAGATCGGAATCGGACAAGCATCGGCCGTCGAACAAGTGCTGCGCGACTCCGGGGCGGACGAAGTCGCCATCATCCAGGATCTCGCCGGGGTGGATCGCGTGATCCAGGCCGTGTTTCGGGAGAACTGA
- the murA gene encoding UDP-N-acetylglucosamine 1-carboxyvinyltransferase produces MDRFTIEGGTPLSGSIAASGSKNSVLALMAATLLTDETMTLSNVPRVRDVETMASILDHLGLRTGWESPDTLTVEGGEPTRIEAPYDLVRTMRASFMVLGPLLARSGHARVSLPGGCAIGARPVDQHLKGMEALGAKVELEGGYVEARTDRLRGGRVVFDLPTVNGTQNVLMAACLAEGETSIENAAMEPEVQELIAVLRTMGARIEKSGPDSLCVQGVTRLSGLRHFMAGDRIEAGTLLCAGAVTRGEVEVTGVNPQHMVSVTGKLSEIGFDVRVNDDSISLRPGDVARGVRVKTAPFPGFPTDMQAQIMTLLTQTEGVSAVTETIFENRYMHVPELCRMGAEIEIDGRTAIISGPTRLSGAPVMATDLRASASLVLAGLAATGVTHVRRVYHIDRGYERIESKLERLGGRILREAE; encoded by the coding sequence ATGGATCGATTCACCATCGAAGGCGGAACACCGCTCTCCGGCAGTATCGCTGCCAGTGGATCCAAGAACTCCGTGCTCGCCTTGATGGCGGCCACATTGCTGACCGACGAAACCATGACGCTGTCCAACGTGCCGCGCGTGCGGGACGTGGAAACGATGGCTTCCATTCTGGATCATCTCGGCCTGCGAACCGGCTGGGAATCTCCTGACACCCTGACCGTGGAGGGAGGGGAGCCGACCCGCATCGAAGCGCCTTACGATCTGGTCCGCACGATGCGAGCGTCATTCATGGTGCTCGGACCGCTTCTTGCGCGCTCCGGCCACGCTCGGGTCTCGTTGCCCGGTGGTTGTGCGATCGGGGCCCGGCCAGTCGATCAGCACCTGAAAGGCATGGAGGCGCTGGGCGCGAAGGTCGAACTCGAAGGCGGATACGTCGAAGCTCGAACCGATCGACTGCGCGGCGGGCGCGTCGTGTTCGATCTGCCGACCGTCAATGGCACCCAGAACGTCTTGATGGCTGCGTGCCTCGCAGAGGGCGAGACCAGCATCGAAAATGCTGCGATGGAGCCTGAGGTCCAGGAGTTGATCGCCGTACTGCGCACGATGGGTGCGCGCATCGAAAAGAGCGGCCCCGACAGTCTGTGCGTGCAGGGAGTGACGCGTCTGTCCGGTCTGCGTCATTTCATGGCGGGCGATCGTATCGAAGCCGGAACGCTGCTGTGCGCGGGTGCAGTCACCCGAGGCGAAGTGGAAGTAACGGGGGTCAATCCCCAGCATATGGTCTCCGTGACCGGGAAATTGAGTGAGATCGGGTTCGACGTGCGCGTGAATGACGACTCGATCAGCCTGCGCCCCGGTGACGTCGCGCGCGGGGTGCGCGTGAAGACCGCACCCTTCCCCGGTTTTCCGACGGATATGCAGGCGCAGATCATGACGTTGTTGACGCAGACCGAGGGCGTTTCCGCCGTGACCGAGACCATCTTCGAAAACCGCTACATGCACGTACCGGAGTTGTGCCGCATGGGCGCGGAAATCGAGATCGACGGTCGCACGGCAATCATCTCGGGACCGACCCGGCTCTCCGGAGCGCCCGTCATGGCGACCGATCTGCGGGCGAGCGCTTCGCTCGTGCTTGCCGGTCTGGCGGCGACCGGAGTGACCCACGTTCGGCGCGTCTACCACATCGATCGCGGATACGAACGGATCGAGTCCAAGCTGGAGCGGCTCGGCGGACGCATCTTGCGCGAGGCGGAGTGA
- the hisD gene encoding histidinol dehydrogenase, with protein MVAKVLLRLLSSVDADFDSEFATLIERRTIDENRIQDAVAKIIADVRQRGDDAVLDAIERFDGYRLRADQLELGREEIDAGAAQLPDPERQALADAAARVERFHREQAPRSWTRKDAGETLGQLIRPVDSAAIYIPGGTAPLASSVLMVGIPARVAGVEERVMTSPGQTLPPAVLEAARLAAVTRLFRMGGVQAVAALAYGTQSVPRVDKIVGPGNAYVQEAKRQVFGQVGIDAEAGPSEVFVVAESGADANLLAADLLAQAEHDPMSSVVLATPDSDLAREVVAAVGRQIGSLARAEIARTSLTDRGAVIVCRDLEEAVDLANRYAAEHLQLFVSDGNRWLPRVRNAGAVFVGPYSPVPLGDYIAGPSHTLPTGGTARFFSVLGVDDFIKRMSLIEFDAAALARVAPAAALLADLEGLDAHARALRARAEPGGDPESKG; from the coding sequence ATGGTGGCGAAGGTCCTGTTGCGCCTGCTCTCCAGCGTCGATGCGGATTTCGACAGCGAGTTCGCGACGCTCATCGAGCGCCGCACGATCGACGAGAACCGCATTCAGGACGCCGTGGCGAAGATCATCGCAGATGTGCGTCAACGCGGTGATGACGCGGTGCTCGATGCCATAGAGCGTTTCGACGGCTACCGCCTCAGAGCCGATCAACTGGAGCTGGGCCGCGAGGAGATCGATGCTGGGGCGGCGCAGCTCCCGGATCCCGAGCGCCAGGCTCTGGCCGATGCCGCGGCCCGTGTCGAGCGATTTCATCGCGAACAGGCGCCCAGGTCCTGGACCCGGAAAGACGCCGGTGAAACACTCGGCCAGCTGATCCGACCCGTGGACAGCGCCGCTATCTACATTCCCGGGGGCACCGCCCCGCTGGCCTCGAGTGTCTTGATGGTCGGAATCCCCGCGCGTGTCGCGGGAGTCGAAGAGCGCGTCATGACCAGCCCTGGCCAGACTCTGCCACCGGCGGTTCTGGAAGCGGCGCGACTCGCGGCTGTGACGCGGCTGTTCCGCATGGGTGGAGTGCAAGCCGTCGCGGCTCTCGCCTACGGCACCCAGAGTGTGCCGCGGGTCGACAAGATCGTGGGGCCGGGCAACGCCTACGTCCAGGAAGCCAAGCGTCAGGTGTTCGGGCAGGTGGGGATCGACGCCGAAGCCGGACCCAGCGAAGTCTTCGTGGTCGCCGAGTCCGGTGCGGACGCGAATCTGCTCGCAGCCGATCTTCTGGCCCAGGCCGAACACGACCCGATGTCGAGCGTGGTCCTCGCAACTCCGGACTCCGATCTCGCGAGGGAAGTGGTCGCCGCGGTGGGTCGGCAGATCGGCTCGCTCGCCCGGGCCGAGATCGCGCGTACCTCGCTTACGGATCGAGGTGCCGTGATCGTATGTCGCGATCTGGAGGAGGCCGTCGATCTGGCCAATCGCTACGCCGCCGAGCATCTGCAACTCTTCGTCAGCGACGGCAATCGTTGGCTGCCCCGGGTGCGAAACGCCGGCGCGGTCTTCGTCGGTCCCTATAGTCCCGTTCCGCTCGGGGACTACATCGCAGGCCCGAGCCACACACTGCCGACCGGCGGGACCGCTCGCTTCTTTTCCGTGCTCGGGGTCGACGATTTCATCAAGCGCATGAGCCTGATCGAGTTTGACGCAGCCGCGCTGGCCCGCGTCGCACCCGCAGCCGCGCTGCTCGCCGACCTCGAAGGGCTCGACGCACACGCCCGGGCGTTGCGCGCCCGCGCCGAGCCCGGCGGTGATCCGGAGTCCAAGGGCTGA
- the hisB gene encoding imidazoleglycerol-phosphate dehydratase HisB, whose protein sequence is MSADNPSREGSITRKTRETDIQIDLQLDGSGDAQINTGMPFFDHLLDSFTRHGLFDLKVRAKGDLEVDQHHTVEDVGIVLGQALREALGDAAGLRRFGSSRIPMADARVSVDLDLSNRAYLVYRVDLRRNKVGEFDASLVEDFLYAFCMNAGIDLHVECAYGHNVHHIVEGVFKALGRALDEATALDPRIKGALSTKGSL, encoded by the coding sequence ATGAGTGCCGACAACCCATCGCGAGAGGGAAGCATCACCCGCAAGACGCGCGAGACCGACATCCAGATAGATCTGCAGCTCGACGGTAGCGGTGATGCGCAGATCAACACGGGGATGCCGTTTTTTGACCACCTTCTGGACTCGTTCACCCGCCACGGGTTGTTCGATCTGAAGGTGCGAGCCAAGGGCGACCTCGAAGTCGACCAGCACCACACGGTCGAAGACGTGGGAATCGTGCTCGGTCAAGCGCTCCGCGAAGCTCTTGGCGACGCTGCTGGTCTGCGCCGCTTCGGGTCCTCCCGCATTCCCATGGCCGATGCGCGCGTCAGTGTGGACCTGGATCTGTCGAATCGTGCCTACCTTGTTTACCGCGTGGACCTGCGGCGCAACAAGGTAGGGGAGTTTGACGCGTCTCTGGTCGAGGACTTTCTGTACGCGTTCTGTATGAACGCCGGCATCGATCTGCACGTCGAGTGCGCCTACGGGCACAACGTGCATCACATCGTTGAGGGTGTGTTCAAAGCTCTGGGCCGCGCACTCGACGAAGCCACCGCATTGGATCCGCGCATCAAGGGTGCACTCTCGACCAAAGGCTCTCTATGA
- the hisH gene encoding imidazole glycerol phosphate synthase subunit HisH, with translation MSSSPDEILVVDYGMGNLRNVARAIERVGGRARVTRDPDTLRSADRLVVPGVGACGDAMQKLHAAGLVQAIREYVRSGRMFLGICLGMQLLLETAEEGDCDCLGLIPGRVAAFPEDIQLAVPHMGWNLVKPETEHPVIRGGYFYFVHGYRANQVPSEYWLARTSYGEEFPSAIGFRNCVGVQFHPEKSQHEGVALLERFCEWSV, from the coding sequence ATGAGTTCGTCCCCCGATGAGATCCTTGTCGTTGACTATGGGATGGGGAATCTGCGCAACGTCGCCCGCGCCATCGAGCGCGTGGGTGGGCGCGCGCGCGTTACGCGCGATCCCGATACCTTGCGCAGCGCCGATCGGCTCGTCGTTCCCGGCGTTGGCGCTTGTGGCGATGCGATGCAGAAGCTGCACGCGGCCGGTCTCGTGCAAGCGATTCGGGAATACGTGCGTTCCGGACGCATGTTCCTCGGGATCTGCCTCGGCATGCAACTGCTCCTGGAAACGGCGGAGGAGGGAGACTGCGATTGCCTGGGCCTGATCCCGGGTCGGGTCGCCGCGTTCCCAGAAGACATCCAACTCGCAGTACCGCATATGGGTTGGAACCTCGTGAAACCCGAAACCGAGCATCCCGTGATCCGCGGGGGCTATTTCTATTTCGTACACGGATATCGGGCGAATCAGGTCCCATCCGAGTACTGGCTCGCGCGAACCAGCTACGGAGAGGAATTTCCTTCGGCCATTGGCTTTCGCAACTGTGTCGGTGTGCAGTTCCATCCCGAAAAGAGCCAACACGAAGGAGTTGCTCTCCTGGAGCGGTTCTGTGAGTGGTCGGTATGA
- the hisA gene encoding 1-(5-phosphoribosyl)-5-[(5-phosphoribosylamino)methylideneamino]imidazole-4-carboxamide isomerase, producing MEVIPAIDLRAGRVVNLVQGDYERETVFSDDAAETARSFVAAGATRIHVVDLDAARDGGEGNQNAIDAIVSAAGGVPVQVGGGVRSAERVASVLGRGLQRVIIGTAALEQPELLREVAEQYPDRIVLGVDARDGRIAVHGWMETSEVTPLELLTRYAGSPLGAVLHTDIALDGMMQGPNIAATEQLARATKFSVIASGGVSCTEDLLELARTRVIAGAIVGRAIYTGALDLADAIQRVGAC from the coding sequence GTGGAGGTAATCCCCGCAATCGATCTGCGTGCCGGGCGCGTCGTCAACCTGGTTCAAGGCGACTACGAGCGCGAGACGGTCTTCTCGGACGACGCCGCTGAAACTGCCCGCAGCTTCGTGGCCGCAGGAGCGACACGCATTCACGTGGTCGATCTGGACGCCGCGAGAGATGGCGGCGAAGGCAATCAGAATGCGATCGACGCGATCGTGAGTGCGGCCGGCGGCGTCCCCGTTCAGGTGGGTGGAGGCGTGCGCAGTGCAGAGCGCGTGGCATCCGTGCTCGGTCGGGGTCTGCAACGCGTGATCATCGGAACCGCTGCGCTCGAACAACCGGAGCTTCTGCGCGAGGTTGCCGAACAGTACCCGGATCGCATCGTGCTCGGAGTAGATGCGCGGGACGGCCGCATCGCCGTCCACGGTTGGATGGAGACCAGCGAGGTCACACCTCTGGAACTGCTCACGCGCTACGCGGGATCGCCTCTGGGTGCGGTCTTGCACACCGATATTGCGCTCGACGGCATGATGCAGGGACCGAACATCGCGGCGACCGAACAGCTCGCGCGTGCGACGAAATTCTCGGTGATCGCATCGGGTGGAGTCAGCTGTACCGAAGACCTGTTGGAACTCGCGCGCACGCGCGTGATCGCCGGTGCGATCGTCGGCCGGGCGATCTACACAGGTGCGCTGGATCTCGCCGATGCAATCCAGCGGGTCGGGGCGTGCTGA
- the hisF gene encoding imidazole glycerol phosphate synthase subunit HisF, which yields MLTKRIIPCLDVKEGRVVKGVQFVDLVDAGDPVEVAAAYDAQGADELCFLDINATHENRGTMLGLVAQVADRIAIPFSVGGGVSSLDDVRALLAAGADKVSLNSAALQRPELVSETAERLGSANLIVAIDARRRAVGDPSKGWEVYSHGGRRPTGVDALEWAVLMEKSGCGEILLTSMDRDGTGDGYDLPLTRAISDALRIPVIASGGAGTLEHLREGLDDAPGGGAASAVLAASIFHFGTFSIAQAKAHLAASGILVRPVIEAP from the coding sequence GTGCTGACCAAACGCATCATCCCGTGTCTGGACGTAAAGGAAGGGCGCGTGGTGAAGGGCGTCCAGTTTGTCGACCTGGTCGATGCGGGTGATCCAGTTGAGGTCGCCGCGGCTTATGACGCACAGGGTGCGGATGAGCTCTGCTTTCTGGATATCAACGCCACCCACGAGAATCGCGGCACCATGCTCGGCCTGGTCGCGCAGGTAGCCGATCGCATCGCGATCCCTTTTTCGGTGGGCGGAGGCGTGAGTTCGCTCGACGACGTGCGCGCCCTGCTCGCCGCCGGGGCCGACAAGGTCTCGTTGAATAGTGCTGCGCTACAGCGCCCGGAACTGGTCAGCGAAACCGCTGAGCGCCTGGGTTCGGCCAATCTGATCGTGGCGATCGATGCCCGGCGGCGCGCAGTGGGCGATCCATCCAAGGGTTGGGAGGTCTATTCACACGGAGGCCGCCGGCCGACCGGGGTCGATGCGCTCGAGTGGGCTGTTCTCATGGAGAAATCCGGCTGCGGCGAGATTCTGCTCACCAGCATGGATCGCGACGGAACCGGCGACGGCTACGATTTGCCGCTAACGCGGGCCATCAGCGATGCGCTGCGCATCCCCGTGATCGCCTCGGGCGGCGCGGGCACCCTCGAGCACCTGCGCGAAGGACTGGATGATGCGCCGGGCGGTGGGGCTGCCTCAGCGGTACTGGCAGCCAGCATTTTCCATTTCGGAACCTTCTCGATCGCCCAGGCCAAGGCTCATCTGGCCGCTTCCGGGATCCTGGTCCGACCCGTCATCGAAGCCCCCTGA